The window CGAGCCCCGCAAAGAAGCCTGTCTGGCGGCCCTCCATGCCCATTACCTGGAGCAGGAATTCCCGGATGTGGAAATATCGCTGTCCCTGCCCCGCATGACCAAGGCCAAGGGGATTATCGAACCCAAAAACATTCTTTCGGATATTGACTTTGTTCAGTTCATGCTGGCCTGGCGGCTCTTTATGCCCCGGTTGGGCATCACCATTTCCACCCGTGAATCTGCCGAGTTCCGCGACCGGCTGGTCCATCTCGGCGCAACCCGCTTTTCCTCCGGCTCCAAGACCGGGGTCGGGGAGTATTCCCTGAAGAATCATCATGATGCAACGGTGCAGTTCGAGGTCACTGATGACCGCAGCGTAGACGAAGTGGCGGATATGATCCGGCAGAGCGGGTATCAGCCGGTGTTTAAGGATTGGGAGTTGGTGTGAAGCTATGTGGCCCATTTCGGGCAGGGTGTAATAACGGAAGAACGTTTTTTCCTGCTTCATCTTAACATAAAAGCAAATGAACGATTTCAAGCATATATACCCCAGCAAGACTTTAAGTTGAGAGGAGCAATGGGGCTGACTCGGTCGTTTTGCTGATCTTGGTGCAGGATTAGTATTACGGACGATTGGTGAATGTGCTGGATGTGAGGACGAGTTAAGAAAGGTGGAGGGTTCTTTTCTTTTTCTTGCTCCCGATATCAGAATATATGGAAATTTGCGAAATGTATTACACTGTAATAGCAGAACAAATTTCCACTTATTAATACTGTTAGCAATCTTCCCATTAAAGTGTATTGATATTTTCTGCAAAAAAGACAAAAAGTATTTGACACTGCCAGATCGTCTTTCAAGAGTGACCATCATATGTTAGACAACTCAGGCGAGATATACCTGCAACTCATTAATACATATAAATTACAGTTATTTGCGATTAATAGCAACCAAAGGGCATAAAGAATGATAGATATAGGAGGTATTATTTTTAAATTTATCCATGATACAGCAAGTCGTTTTATATCAACCTGTACGAGCAAAAAGTTTGGTGACTGGTTATCAAAGAAGAAATCACAGCCAGAATCTAAACAGGCTGAAATTAAGTATATCCAAGAACGTGCAAAACGAGAAAATCGGTTACTTTCACTACAAGAGCAGCTTGCACAATATAAGTATTCTGAGGTGAAAATAAGCGAATTTTCTGCTCTTCATCAAGCGAGTGTTTCAGAAAGAGCCTTGCAACTGAAGCAAGAAGAGCTTGAATTAGCAAAAGCACGAATGCGTCAAGATGGACAAGTTTCTGCTGCATATATTGAGCTTAAAAAACAAGAACTTCATATCATGCATGAAGAGTTGATCGAAAGACGAAAATTCGGTTATCTACAGCTTGAATTGATGAGGCAGGGACAGATTGGTTCTATTAGACTTAAATTGAAAGAATTGGAAGTACTTCGAGATCAAAAGAATTGGTCAGGAATACTGAGTCGTGATGAAATGCGGGAAATCTTTGAAGGTCGTGAAAATAAGCATAAATTGCTTATGTTGGTTTCTCCGCCTGATATTAGTAAAAGTTGTCCTCTGAGTTTTATTAATAATCTAGAAAAAGATTTACGAAATAGATTAAAATTATTCTTTCAAACATATTATCCACCGACAAGCGACTTATGTCCGGTAGATTTTTTTGGAAAATTTTTTACGGCTTCTATTTTTGATTTACAAGCCCATCAACTTCAGAAAGAGTTGTCTCTTGTTCCAACGGTGGTTATCTATAGCGATATAACAGATCAGGATCTGTTTATTCATGCGTATTTTGGGGTTAACAATATAGAAATTCCATTATCTTTGGAATGGCGCTGGAAGACAACCCAACAAATGTTTATGACTTCAGAAGGTAATGAAGAAGAAAGTTTGCTATTTATTCGAAATACTATCGTAAAAATTTACCAATTATCAGGATCATTTTTGACAGATTTATATTATCTACTTATCAATCCTTATCATGAACCACGCCTCTTTTCAACATCAGAAAATGAATTTCCGTCAGAATGGCTCTCTTCATGCATAGATAATCTTTTAAAATTTCAGAAAAAAAGGATTTTTGAACATGAGACAGAGTTACGAAAACAGCAAGAAAAGAATGATGAGCAAATTTTTGATGATACCGCATTACGACGATTAACAGATGAAAAAAATATGCGAGATCATGCTCCGAATACAAAACTCAAAAATATAAAGGGAACTCAGATATGGTATGAATGGATAGAACGTTCTGGTCAACTATACCAGCTAGCCTATTGGTATGATGAAAAAAAAGTTTACAAAGTAGCTATTATCGAAGGTATTGAACCAATTAATATGGGAAACCCACAAATTGGCTTGTCTGAAGAAGGCGTAATCGACTTTATAGAGCGAAACTACTCGATCAATAGTATGATTGATTTACGCAAAAAAGCCATCGAATGGCTCTCCAGTTATTCAGCTTATCCTCCTTTTGGCCCTTTTGTGCTTCATACGATTAACGATATGTTGCATAATTTTTTGAAGAAGCGAAATTTCACTTCCCGTGAAAGACACGATATAAGAAATATGTTTGAAAAAGCTATCAATACTCAAGTGAAGGATGTAAACGGAACGATTGTTTGGTATGAATGGATAGAACGAGTCGGAAAACGATACCAGTTAGCCTATTGGTATAATGAGGAGGATGAAAGGTACAAAGCGGCTGTTATTGAAGGCATTAATCAAGCTGATATAGCGAGCCAATACATGACATTATCTGATGAGGGACTTATTAATTTAGAACATGAAGACGACCCCTATCAATTCGTAGCAGATATACGATCACATGCAATAGATTGGATTAACAACCTATGAATATTAGAAATATACTGCTAAATAGTTCTGTCAAAATAGGATTACGAGTTTCTCCCAATACTTTTTTTGGGGGGAGACCCATGAATTGGCGTGAAAAGTGCGATATGAATGAAATGAAAGAAAACGCTCCTAATGCACATCCTACTCTCGTTGACGATGCTCTTGTATGGTTTGAATATACAGACCAGGGAGGGAGAACATATTATTTAGCATATTGGTACGATAGTGAACAAGGGGATTACCAAGCAGCTATTATAGAGGGAGCATCCTATAATGGGAATACGATCAAAGATCATATTTATTCAGACAATCGCCTATGCTTAAAAGGGGATAGTGATCCAAAATTTAAAAGTGCCTTTGAAGTACGTAATAGAGCAATACTTTGGGCATGCCTTTATTCGGAGTACCTAAAAACGGGGATTTGGGAAGTTCCCACTATTTAGTAACTAACCTTACGCAGAGGTTCCCCGGAACCCTTTATGGTATGAAAACGATAGAAAAAGTATATATTTCAAAAGAAGTGATTCAAAAAATAACTTATGATATTGCTAATCAACGTCCTGAAGCTGGAGGGTTGTTGATGGGGCCACCTGATAAAGATGCTATTACCTTTTTTGAATATGATAAATTTGGTCAATCAGGCTCTTTGGCCTACACTCCAGAAGCAGAGAGACTAAGCCAAATTGCAGCACAAAAAAATCGCGAATGTGGATGGATCATTAAAGGAATTGTTCATAGCCATCCTGGTAATATGGATAGTCTTTCCTATGGAGATATACAAGCTATTAGGGATCATTTCCAAATTAATCCGGGGACACCTTATTTCGTTGCACTATTAGTTTATCGTACCTTGGGCGTAAAAAAGAAAAAAACATTTTTAAAAATAAATATTGACAAACCTGATAATACTTTCTTGTTAGATGGTCGTCAATGTAATGCGATGGTTGCTTATGCAACATACGTTGATGAAAAACACAATTTAAACTTGGAAAATATCACCATAACAGAATTTTCGTCTCTGTATGAAGTCCCCCCCTCTTCTTTTCCTTTTACACAGAAAGAACATAAGTCTGAGAGAAAACTCAAACCGCGTGAACAGAATGATATGCAAGCAATAGAATCTGCCGTTCCACATGCGGAAGCCAAAGATGTGAAAGGAACAATTATTTGGTACGAATGGAGACGTGACAAAGAACAACGATACCAGTTAGCTTATTGGTATGAAAATAAAAGAGACGGATATCAAGCAGCCGTCATAGAGGGGCTATGCTCCAAACCGACTCCTAAAATATGTCTTGAGGAAGATGGGCGTATTATTTTTAATAGAAAATTTTCTGATATACTTAAAATTCGAAAAGCCGCTATGGATTGGATTCCATGCTATTCAGAATTTTTAAAAACAGGAAAATTTCGACCACCACAATAATAACTATATTTATTGCCATTAGCGGGATATCAAGATGAGTGAAAAAAGAATAAAAAAAATATATATTTTACAAGAAGTTATTGATGACATAACTCATTACATTGCTAATCATCCTCCTGAAAGAGGCGGTTTGTTACTAGGGCCACCTCACAAAGATGCAGTTACTATTTTTTTGTATGATGAATGGGGATCTCGTTCAGGATCCACATATACCCCAGCCGCAGAAAAATTAAGCGAAATGGCTCAAGAAATTAATAGTCGTGAAGGTTGGATAATTAAAGGGGTTGTTCATAGTCACCCTGGAGGAATGGGTAGTCTCTCTTTTGGAGATATAGAAGCCATTAATGACTATTTTGAAATTAATCCAGGGATGCCTTATTTTATTGGACTTATAGTTTATAATGATAAAACAGAGGATGAAGCTCAAAAAGGAAATATGTTTACCCCCATGAAGGGAAATAATTGTAATGCTATGGTAGCTCATGTAGTACATAGTGATGAAAGCAATAAGGAGGAAGTGCAGAAACGGCTTATTCCAATAGATATATTTACTGATCTTTCAGAAGTTCCTACATCACTTATACCTTTTGAAAGCAAAAAAATGGAATCTTCATATTTACAAAACATGAATACCAGGATCCTATCAATTTTAATTGAGAGTGAACTTACAAAATGGTTAGGAAGCGTAACGGATTTCTGTTATTCACCACTTCAAATTGAAGGAAATGAGATCAATTCTTTTCAATTTGGATTTTCTCATGCAACACAGGAATGGGAAGTAATATGTCTTTTACCTTATGAATTTCCAATAATTGGTCCTCAAATTTGTCTGTCGTCTCTTTCAGGTGAGGATATTAATTTTTCTTTGCCGTGGGACATCGAAAGTAAACTAACTATAGGAGAGCAACTGTGTAAAAAACTCAAAAAAGAGTTAGAAATTCGATTAAGTACCCCTGAATTTTCTCAGAACATACTAAGTGAGGTGCTAGAAATACAAAGTTTTTCAAACGCACAACATACTGTCAAAGACTGTTTAATATCTGTCGTAGAATTTGATTTGTCAGATCTGGATTTAAAAATTAAATGTCAAATTCCAAATCAGTTTCCATTATTTCCACCTCGAATTATTTTGATACCTCAAAATGATAATGAATATGATTTACCTGTTTCATGGGATTCGGAGACTAAGGAATTACCTGAACATCAAGTAGGACGACTAATTAAAGAAGCTCTGTTCAAACCAATGAAATCCTTGCAAACTGTCTCTGATAAGTCAGTCATTAGCTATGGCCCGGTTGGTTCTACTATATTAGCGACTACAGATAAAACTTTAGCAAAACAGCAAGGATGGGTTCCTTTTTATTCTCAGAAACGAACTCCTTTGAATATTGAAGATGAATATTTTGCACGTTCTGGAGGAATTTTAAGTAAAAAACTGCGTGAAAAATGTGTAGTGATTTTTGGCTGTGGTTCAGGTGGTAGTTATCTTGCCGAACAACTAGTCCGTAGTGGGCTGGGGAAACTTGTCCTATGTGATATGGATATAGTGAAAGCACAGAATCTATGTCGTAGTGGCTATGAAATTACAGATTTAGGTGTTGCTAAGGTAGATGCATTAGCCCGAAAATTACGCAATATAAACCCCTCCGTCCAATTAACGCTGAAAAATCAAAGTCTATTGGACTTGCCGCCTAAACAGCTGAGAGAATTGATTGAGAGGGGTCAAGTTGTGATCGCGGGAACTGATATGCCTGAAGCCCAAGATCGACTGAATAACTATTGCTACAAAATTGGAGTTCCAGCACTTTTTCCAGCGTTGTATGAAAAAGCGGAAGGAGGGCAAATTATACTGACTATTCCCAGGAAAACCCCTTGCCATAGCTGTTCTTTGAGACTGAGAGATCTTCTTAATTCCTACTATGATAATAACAATGAGGAGCAAAGTAGATCTTTCGAGAGTCCAAATATAGGAGAGTTTGATTATAGTACAGGAACTTTAATAGCAGAACCAGGACTTGTCGGAGATATTCAACACCTTGATAGCATAACGCTTAAATTAGTATTAGGTTTACTTTTACAAAATATTCCAGACAATGAACAATGTGAGACACGAGATTTTCTTCGGGGACTAACAACTCAAAATGATGATGGTAGTAGCACAACTAAAAATTATATTATTGTATCACACAGTCAAACATTTTGGTTTTTCCCTGATGTGCGGGATAATCCAAAACAAGATTATGCCTATCATAGTGTATGGCTCGATACTCATGATGTACATCAATCGGACTGTCCTATTTGTGGAGAACATCCTGAACCAATTAAAGATAGTCCATCTATGAAAGATATAGTCTCTGTAGGAAAGCTCCTTAATGTTTAAAGTTGCACCTACATATTTTTAACTCTAACTATTCAAGAGGAGTATAACATGTTGTACACAAAAACAGTCCAAATGAGTAATGGTATTGCTGTACCAAGGACAACCTTTTTTGCTACGATTGAGGACATAAAAAAAGCTGCTAAAGAAGGCAGAGTAGTAAAGGCTGATAAGAGTGGAAATAATTTAAAAGTGGTTTCAGGTACAAAAGTTTCTCGACGTACCTTCCATTCTTCTTAATTTTCTACGCGGGAATACACAAAAAAATTTTGATGTAGGGCAAACTCCGTTTATGCTATCTTTAAACACTTATAGAACTATAGTATAAACGGAATTTGACTCACGTTCAGAATACGACAGAAATTTTATACTAGTACAGTCAGGCGCAAATTATCCTGCACTTTTTGGAAGCCACTTTTCTAATTGTCATGAGGAATCATGCTGCAAAAAGTATTGCTAGACTTACGCCGCACTTACTAGTGCTCAGTCATGACTAAATTTTAGGGTTATGACATTATGGTTAACACGCCAAGTTAATCAGTTGCTATACAGTCAACCCTAATTTTTTGATTTTACAAAGCACTAGCGTGATAGGATGTTTGAATCGCTAACAATCCGCATTAAGCTATGCCCACCGTGAAGACGGTGGGCTATTATCAATCGCCGTCCCCCTATTTCGACTCCTTAAAACCTTGCCCCACCTCTTACAGGCAGGTGTGCTCTTTCCGCAAAGCCCACGCATACTACAAGTAACTATGCCACGAAAACTCATCAGCTTCGACTGGGCCATGAAAAAGCTCCTGCGGAGCAAGGCCAACTTCGACATCCTGGAAGGTTTTCTCAGCGAACTCCTGAAAGAAGATATCCATATCCTGGAAATCCTTGAGAGCGAAGGCAATCAGGAGGAACAGCGGGACAAGTTCAACAGGGTGGACCTAAAGGTCAGGAATCAGCAAGATGAACTGATGATTATCGAAGTGCAGTACGACCGCGAGCTTGATTACCTCCAGCGTATCCTCTTCGGCACCTCCAAAGTCCTCACCGAGCATCTTCAGGAAGGTGATCCCTATTCCGCTGTGGTCAAAGTGATCTCCGTGAACATCCTTTATTTCGATCTCGGCCAGGGAACAGACTATGTCTATCACGGCTCCACCTTTTTTCAAGGTATTCATAATCAAGATATTCTTCAGCTATCAGAAAAGCAGCAGGCCCTGTATCAGAAGCAGGAAGTCTATCAGATTTTTCCAGAATACTACCTGATTAAGGTGAACAGCTTCAACGATATTGCCAAGGACACCTTAGACGAATGGATATATTTCCTCAAAAACGAGGAGATAAAAGAGGAATTTCAGGCAAGAGGACTGAAGAAAGCCAAGCACGAGCTTGATATCATGAAACTGCCTGATAACGAACGACGTGCTTATGACCGGCACCGGGAGTATCTGCATTACCGGGCAAGCATGTTTGAAACTTCCTATACTGCCGCTGTGTTAGAAGGACGATTAGAAGGAAGAGCGGAAGGTCTGAAAGAAGGAGAACAACGGGGAGAAAAGAAAAAAGCCGTGCAAGTCGCACGAAAGCTTCTTCAGGCTGGCACATTGGATATAAAAACCATTGCAGATATGACAGAACTGACAGAGGAAGAAGTCAGAGTTTTGCAAACAGAGCGTGACGATTGATTTTTTTTATGAGTAGTTGCTCGATACCTTCACTCAACAAAACGCCTGTCATGACCGCGAACGACATTATCACCCTCCTCAATCTTGAAGCCCACCCCACCGAAGGCGGTTATTTCCGCAGAACCTACGAGTCCGCCCTGTCGTGCAACACGGAACACGGCAGCAGAATGCTCC is drawn from Candidatus Electrothrix aestuarii and contains these coding sequences:
- a CDS encoding ThiF family adenylyltransferase, with protein sequence MSEKRIKKIYILQEVIDDITHYIANHPPERGGLLLGPPHKDAVTIFLYDEWGSRSGSTYTPAAEKLSEMAQEINSREGWIIKGVVHSHPGGMGSLSFGDIEAINDYFEINPGMPYFIGLIVYNDKTEDEAQKGNMFTPMKGNNCNAMVAHVVHSDESNKEEVQKRLIPIDIFTDLSEVPTSLIPFESKKMESSYLQNMNTRILSILIESELTKWLGSVTDFCYSPLQIEGNEINSFQFGFSHATQEWEVICLLPYEFPIIGPQICLSSLSGEDINFSLPWDIESKLTIGEQLCKKLKKELEIRLSTPEFSQNILSEVLEIQSFSNAQHTVKDCLISVVEFDLSDLDLKIKCQIPNQFPLFPPRIILIPQNDNEYDLPVSWDSETKELPEHQVGRLIKEALFKPMKSLQTVSDKSVISYGPVGSTILATTDKTLAKQQGWVPFYSQKRTPLNIEDEYFARSGGILSKKLREKCVVIFGCGSGGSYLAEQLVRSGLGKLVLCDMDIVKAQNLCRSGYEITDLGVAKVDALARKLRNINPSVQLTLKNQSLLDLPPKQLRELIERGQVVIAGTDMPEAQDRLNNYCYKIGVPALFPALYEKAEGGQIILTIPRKTPCHSCSLRLRDLLNSYYDNNNEEQSRSFESPNIGEFDYSTGTLIAEPGLVGDIQHLDSITLKLVLGLLLQNIPDNEQCETRDFLRGLTTQNDDGSSTTKNYIIVSHSQTFWFFPDVRDNPKQDYAYHSVWLDTHDVHQSDCPICGEHPEPIKDSPSMKDIVSVGKLLNV
- a CDS encoding Rpn family recombination-promoting nuclease/putative transposase; protein product: MPRKLISFDWAMKKLLRSKANFDILEGFLSELLKEDIHILEILESEGNQEEQRDKFNRVDLKVRNQQDELMIIEVQYDRELDYLQRILFGTSKVLTEHLQEGDPYSAVVKVISVNILYFDLGQGTDYVYHGSTFFQGIHNQDILQLSEKQQALYQKQEVYQIFPEYYLIKVNSFNDIAKDTLDEWIYFLKNEEIKEEFQARGLKKAKHELDIMKLPDNERRAYDRHREYLHYRASMFETSYTAAVLEGRLEGRAEGLKEGEQRGEKKKAVQVARKLLQAGTLDIKTIADMTELTEEEVRVLQTERDD